One genomic segment of Erythrobacter sp. THAF29 includes these proteins:
- a CDS encoding GNAT family N-acetyltransferase: MATTIPLSSIPKESWDKIPASPRTPMRQYIWAKSYQETLAQGDVRAFLVGSASDPVALAPFAVPSSGPKRPVLLGAEDLWESIEVAAGDERALMELAQRIANCGTPLRFGHHPTDTRFLELLAEACRGKAHIVTVMQPTRAMPRIELDSSWAEPESHFNSRRRSDFRRMGRKAAKIGEVTFEIVEPRRDELRILLDEAFAVEAKGWKGRSGTAISQDEKTEAFYRDYARRAAHEGILRLCFMRIDGKAAAMQFAVECDRAFWLIKVGYDEAFKGVSPGNLLMRETIRYAALKGLKSYEFMGKEAGWTKLWAGDARPIATLRTYPYNLAGLSAFAGDGLAVLQKKLAERMKRRGADA, translated from the coding sequence ATGGCGACGACCATACCGTTGTCCAGCATACCCAAGGAAAGCTGGGATAAGATCCCGGCCAGTCCGCGCACGCCAATGCGCCAGTATATCTGGGCGAAATCCTATCAGGAGACGCTCGCACAAGGCGATGTGCGGGCGTTTCTGGTCGGCTCTGCATCGGACCCGGTTGCGCTGGCACCTTTCGCCGTGCCGTCTTCGGGGCCAAAAAGACCGGTCTTGCTGGGCGCGGAGGATTTGTGGGAATCGATCGAAGTCGCCGCTGGGGACGAGCGGGCCTTGATGGAGCTGGCGCAGCGGATCGCCAATTGCGGAACTCCGCTGCGATTCGGACATCACCCCACCGATACGCGCTTTCTCGAGCTTCTTGCCGAGGCCTGCCGCGGGAAGGCCCACATCGTTACGGTGATGCAGCCGACGCGGGCGATGCCTCGAATCGAACTCGATTCCTCGTGGGCCGAGCCTGAAAGCCATTTCAACAGCCGTCGCCGGTCCGATTTCCGCCGCATGGGGCGCAAGGCGGCTAAGATTGGCGAAGTCACCTTCGAAATTGTCGAGCCGCGCCGGGATGAGCTGCGCATCCTGCTGGACGAGGCTTTCGCAGTCGAGGCAAAGGGATGGAAAGGCCGCTCTGGCACCGCAATCAGCCAGGACGAGAAAACCGAAGCCTTCTACCGCGATTACGCCCGGCGCGCGGCGCACGAGGGCATTCTCCGGCTGTGCTTCATGCGGATAGACGGCAAGGCAGCAGCGATGCAATTCGCCGTCGAGTGCGACCGCGCGTTCTGGCTCATCAAGGTTGGCTATGACGAGGCTTTCAAGGGGGTCTCGCCGGGCAATCTCTTGATGCGCGAGACGATCCGGTATGCCGCGCTCAAGGGGCTCAAATCCTATGAATTCATGGGCAAGGAGGCGGGCTGGACCAAGCTCTGGGCCGGCGATGCCCGCCCGATCGCTACGCTGCGGACTTACCCGTACAACCTTGCCGGTCTGTCGGCTTTTGCCGGCGATGGTCTCGCTGTGCTTCAAAAGAAGCTGGCCGAGCGAATGAAACGGCGGGGAGCCGATGCGTAA
- a CDS encoding glycosyltransferase family 4 protein codes for MNPRRIVILNDRSAALGGATSLALLSARLLSEAGHEVVYVTGDDGTQAELPSSVELIALGGRPLLELPALARTAKGLWNRDAHALVCKVIREFAGPETVFHLHGWAQVLSPSVMGALARVEDSLVIHAHDFFHACPNGTYFDFVDGEVCTRKPMSAGCFAANCDKRSYAQKLFRTARMAVKKTALDLGSTRALIAMIHPYMADHLARAGISRDRMRVVRNPVRPFVRDRVQAEKNREVFFIGRIEHEKGADLAISVAIEAGRPIRVIGEGSDRERLAAQYPQVQWEGWKSHEQIAQLISKARGLVMPSRLPEPFGLVALEALQSGVPLVAFADSFIGREAAERGCAFLAADRKPGSLADAIGTLDDDEAVARASRRAFEDTSDLSTIHESWLERLLELYREVLSADRAPSSDSPASTIPLSRTKEAISQ; via the coding sequence ATGAACCCGCGCCGGATCGTCATCCTCAACGATCGCTCGGCGGCACTGGGCGGCGCAACTTCATTAGCGTTGCTTTCCGCGCGACTGCTTTCGGAAGCCGGTCACGAGGTGGTGTACGTCACCGGCGATGATGGAACGCAGGCGGAGCTGCCCTCCTCTGTCGAACTGATTGCGCTCGGTGGCAGACCATTGCTCGAGCTTCCCGCCCTTGCCCGCACGGCGAAGGGCCTGTGGAACCGCGATGCACATGCTCTCGTCTGCAAGGTTATCCGCGAATTCGCCGGCCCGGAGACTGTGTTCCATCTTCACGGTTGGGCGCAAGTCCTCTCGCCATCGGTGATGGGGGCTCTGGCGCGCGTCGAGGACAGTCTCGTGATCCATGCTCACGACTTCTTCCACGCCTGTCCGAACGGGACCTATTTCGACTTCGTCGATGGCGAGGTCTGCACTCGCAAGCCCATGAGCGCAGGCTGTTTCGCGGCAAATTGCGACAAGCGCAGTTACGCGCAGAAGCTGTTTCGGACCGCGCGGATGGCGGTCAAAAAGACCGCACTAGACCTCGGCAGCACGCGCGCGTTAATCGCGATGATCCATCCCTACATGGCGGATCACCTTGCGCGGGCGGGGATTTCGAGGGACCGGATGCGCGTGGTGCGCAATCCGGTGAGGCCATTCGTGCGCGACCGTGTACAGGCCGAAAAGAACCGCGAAGTCTTCTTCATCGGGCGGATCGAGCATGAGAAAGGCGCGGACCTCGCAATCTCGGTCGCGATCGAAGCGGGCCGCCCCATCAGGGTGATCGGAGAAGGCTCCGATCGCGAGCGCCTCGCCGCGCAGTATCCGCAAGTGCAGTGGGAAGGCTGGAAATCGCACGAGCAGATCGCGCAGCTGATCTCGAAGGCGCGAGGGCTCGTCATGCCGAGCCGGCTACCCGAACCCTTCGGCCTTGTCGCATTGGAAGCGCTGCAAAGCGGGGTGCCGCTGGTGGCCTTTGCGGATTCGTTCATCGGACGCGAGGCGGCGGAGCGTGGCTGCGCATTCCTTGCAGCGGACCGGAAACCCGGATCGCTGGCCGACGCTATCGGGACACTCGACGACGATGAGGCCGTAGCGCGCGCCAGCCGTCGGGCATTCGAGGATACGAGCGACTTGTCGACCATCCACGAAAGCTGGCTCGAGCGTCTGCTGGAACTCTACCGCGAAGTCCTGTCCGCCGACCGCGCACCGAGCTCGGATTCGCCCGCCAGCACTATTCCGCTTAGCCGGACCAAGGAGGCGATTTCGCAATGA
- a CDS encoding proline dehydrogenase, giving the protein MRKLLAPLAMPIVKQATRKYVAGDKLDDALGLAEDAAQAGFTGTLCYWNSSEEGPPQVADEYLRILDHSAERSLDVALAMKLPELWERQEEVDRVVKRARKNCQQVVFDAHDPHKSDDIIASLEKTGPEGMGWAIPGRWHRSLEDAERAIEFGVRVRVVKGQWADPHDPDMDLRGGYLRVIERLAGRAAFVGVATHDAPLAAKAMQILADAGTPFEQEFVFPLPIEPAMKEGRRFGANARLYLPYGSAWLPYSLSRAVKNPIMLYWLARDTITGRTFKVPQRVPA; this is encoded by the coding sequence ATGCGTAAATTACTCGCACCACTTGCCATGCCGATCGTCAAGCAGGCCACGCGCAAATATGTCGCCGGCGACAAGCTCGACGACGCGCTCGGACTGGCCGAAGACGCCGCGCAAGCGGGCTTCACTGGGACGCTTTGCTACTGGAACAGCAGCGAAGAGGGGCCGCCACAAGTCGCCGACGAGTATCTCAGGATCCTTGATCATAGCGCCGAGCGCAGCCTCGACGTGGCGCTCGCAATGAAGCTTCCAGAGCTCTGGGAGCGGCAGGAGGAGGTCGACCGCGTGGTGAAGCGCGCGCGGAAGAATTGCCAGCAGGTCGTTTTCGACGCGCACGATCCGCACAAGAGCGACGACATTATCGCTAGCCTCGAAAAAACCGGCCCTGAAGGAATGGGGTGGGCGATCCCAGGGCGCTGGCATCGCAGCCTCGAAGACGCTGAACGCGCGATCGAATTCGGAGTCAGGGTTCGCGTGGTGAAGGGGCAATGGGCGGACCCGCACGACCCTGACATGGATCTTCGCGGAGGATATCTGCGGGTGATAGAGAGGCTTGCCGGTCGCGCGGCCTTTGTCGGAGTTGCGACGCATGACGCGCCGCTTGCCGCGAAGGCGATGCAAATCCTCGCCGATGCGGGAACGCCGTTCGAGCAGGAATTCGTGTTTCCGCTCCCCATCGAGCCTGCGATGAAAGAGGGCAGACGTTTCGGGGCGAACGCACGGCTCTACCTCCCTTACGGTTCGGCCTGGCTACCCTATTCGCTGTCACGCGCGGTGAAGAACCCGATCATGCTCTACTGGCTCGCCCGCGACACGATTACTGGGCGTACTTTCAAGGTTCCCCAGCGCGTACCTGCGTGA
- a CDS encoding NAD(P)/FAD-dependent oxidoreductase, giving the protein MDETECIVIGAGVVGLACAAALARAGREVIVLEAESHIGTHTSSRNSEVIHAGIYYAPGSLKAKLCVRGKKQLYAFAEERGIPHKRLGKLIVATNAGQLGQLQAIKENAIASGVRDLRSLSKADVRKLEPAVECTAALRSPSTGIIDSHALMLALQGDLEAHGGMVVCNTPVAGGHVSDEEFVVETGGENATRIRSRMLVNSAGLWAPSIAHSFDGIPGTAIPPENYAIGHYYHFTGKAPCERLVYPIPEPGGLGIHLTLDLAGQARFGPDVVWIKDVDYTFDESRLPVFTRAISRFLPDIDASQLSPDYTGIRPKISGPGDPSSDFRIDGPKAHGVPGLVNLFGIESPGLTASLAIGDYVNALLD; this is encoded by the coding sequence TTGGACGAGACAGAGTGCATCGTGATCGGCGCAGGCGTCGTCGGTCTCGCCTGCGCGGCCGCGCTGGCGCGGGCAGGACGCGAAGTTATCGTGCTCGAGGCGGAATCGCACATCGGAACGCATACGAGCAGCCGCAATTCCGAAGTCATCCATGCGGGCATCTACTATGCGCCCGGTAGCCTCAAGGCGAAGCTGTGTGTGCGAGGAAAGAAGCAGCTCTACGCCTTCGCCGAGGAACGCGGTATCCCGCACAAAAGGCTCGGCAAGCTGATCGTCGCGACAAATGCGGGACAGCTCGGCCAGTTGCAGGCGATCAAGGAAAACGCGATCGCGAGCGGTGTGCGCGATCTCCGGTCGCTTTCTAAGGCGGACGTACGAAAGCTTGAACCAGCAGTCGAGTGCACTGCCGCGCTTCGCTCACCCTCCACTGGGATTATCGACAGCCATGCGCTGATGCTGGCGCTGCAGGGAGATCTCGAAGCGCATGGCGGGATGGTGGTCTGCAATACGCCGGTCGCAGGCGGACATGTCTCGGATGAAGAGTTCGTTGTCGAAACCGGCGGCGAGAATGCCACTCGAATCAGGTCGCGCATGCTCGTGAATAGCGCGGGCTTGTGGGCACCCAGCATTGCGCATTCGTTCGATGGTATTCCGGGAACGGCGATCCCGCCCGAAAACTACGCCATCGGTCATTACTATCACTTTACCGGCAAGGCACCTTGCGAGCGGTTGGTCTATCCGATCCCCGAACCCGGGGGGCTTGGCATCCACCTGACGCTCGACCTGGCCGGACAAGCGCGGTTTGGTCCTGACGTCGTGTGGATCAAGGATGTGGACTACACATTCGATGAAAGCCGCCTGCCGGTGTTCACACGCGCGATCAGCAGGTTCCTTCCTGATATCGATGCATCCCAGCTATCGCCCGACTACACAGGGATCCGGCCCAAGATTTCGGGGCCGGGTGATCCCTCAAGCGATTTCCGCATCGACGGACCGAAGGCGCATGGTGTGCCAGGGCTGGTCAACCTGTTCGGGATCGAATCCCCGGGCCTCACCGCCAGTCTTGCAATCGGCGACTACGTCAACGCCTTGCTCGATTGA
- a CDS encoding glycoside hydrolase family 16 protein, with protein sequence MRYGVASLAYPALAIFAMLGLFSCDGAARPAKSSSSTTLDLTQFEPSFREDFDGLDVSEWGCLTRWIAHTPWGGDFGSARFAAPKEGFPFTTEDGILRIEAKRGEDGRWTSGMLSAWDACNSGFAQKFGYFETRAKLPKAPGFWPSFWLIGVDNRRGSPEIDVFEFRTHEPGQFSLGVIRHPSKTDSSKINATTKASVEPGMLSESFNTYGVEIAEDRTVFYLNREEIWRTETREEFHQPFYPLISFPADTSEMTDATPGSVVMEVDYVHAYKRKPLRW encoded by the coding sequence ATGCGGTACGGCGTAGCAAGCCTCGCCTATCCGGCCTTGGCGATATTCGCGATGCTCGGTCTTTTCAGCTGCGATGGCGCCGCGCGACCTGCAAAAAGCTCCTCATCCACAACACTGGACCTTACGCAATTCGAGCCCTCCTTCCGCGAGGATTTCGACGGCCTCGACGTTTCCGAATGGGGGTGCCTCACTCGCTGGATCGCCCACACGCCGTGGGGCGGGGATTTCGGCTCGGCACGGTTTGCGGCACCCAAGGAAGGTTTCCCGTTCACCACCGAGGATGGCATACTGCGGATCGAGGCGAAGCGCGGCGAAGACGGCCGCTGGACCTCCGGCATGCTTTCGGCATGGGACGCGTGCAACAGCGGCTTCGCGCAGAAGTTTGGCTATTTCGAAACCCGTGCGAAGCTGCCGAAGGCTCCGGGATTCTGGCCTTCCTTCTGGCTCATCGGCGTCGATAACCGGCGCGGCTCTCCCGAGATCGACGTGTTCGAATTCCGCACGCACGAACCGGGCCAGTTCAGCCTCGGGGTCATCCGGCATCCGAGCAAGACCGACAGCTCGAAAATAAACGCGACGACCAAGGCCAGCGTCGAACCCGGCATGCTCAGCGAGAGTTTCAACACCTACGGTGTCGAAATCGCGGAGGACCGGACCGTGTTCTATCTCAATCGCGAAGAGATCTGGCGGACCGAAACGCGGGAGGAATTTCACCAGCCGTTCTACCCGCTGATCTCCTTCCCCGCCGACACGAGCGAGATGACGGATGCAACGCCAGGCTCGGTCGTGATGGAGGTAGACTACGTCCACGCCTACAAGCGCAAACCACTGAGGTGGTGA
- a CDS encoding glycoside hydrolase family 97 protein → MKQKLGLIISVALLSGIATPLHAETLDVSSPDGSITVTVSDDGGHATYAVAYGGTQAMEPARLGLLFADHHGFEDDLAIAGSTRAAVDQSWEQPWGERRIVRDNHNELAVTFATEEGPDREMVVRFRVFDSGIGFRYELPEQDALQGDVRITDELTQFNIGSEADAWWTPSRQFNRYEYIYRTGAAGTVADAHTPVTFRQPTGLHISIHEAALVDYSGMSLLALRPGNFEAALRPGSDGIKVHTKAPFKSPWRTIQVAPDAVGLINSDIILNLNEPNKLGDVSWVEPGKYVGIWWAMHIRDRTWGNDGIHGANNEDTRRYIDFAAEHGFKGVLVEGWNTGWDGDWFNNGELFSFTEHYPDFDLEQLAAYARSKGVRIIGHHETSGNVSNYEAQMEDAFDLYQRNGITQVKTGYVADAGDIVRHDANGVKQYEWHDSQFMVGHHLRVVEAAAKRGISINAHEPVKDTGLRRTYPNWMTREGARGMEFNAWGTPPNPPEHISILAFTRMLSGPMDFTPGIFDLKPNEKPPVREDMQRGDPSNRPQTTLAKQLALYVVLYSPLQMAADLPENYEARMDAFQFIKDVEADWEDSIALQGEVGEFVAIARQGRKSKEWFLGAVTDETPRDLSIPLTFLEDGVTYTAQVYRDGTDAHWDTNPYSYLIEEMEVTSASVLEAGLASSGGITVRFVPKG, encoded by the coding sequence ATGAAACAGAAATTGGGCCTTATCATTTCGGTGGCGCTGCTCTCCGGCATCGCTACTCCCCTCCACGCCGAAACGCTCGATGTGTCTTCGCCGGACGGCTCGATTACCGTCACGGTGTCCGACGATGGCGGACATGCGACCTATGCCGTCGCCTATGGCGGCACGCAGGCGATGGAGCCGGCACGGCTGGGATTGCTGTTTGCCGATCATCACGGCTTCGAGGATGACCTTGCGATCGCCGGTTCGACCCGCGCCGCGGTCGACCAGAGCTGGGAGCAACCCTGGGGCGAACGGCGGATCGTGCGGGACAATCACAACGAGCTGGCCGTAACCTTCGCTACCGAAGAAGGCCCTGACCGGGAAATGGTCGTGCGCTTCCGGGTCTTCGATAGCGGCATCGGTTTCCGGTATGAACTGCCCGAGCAGGATGCTTTGCAAGGCGACGTGCGCATCACCGATGAGCTGACCCAGTTCAATATCGGGAGCGAGGCGGACGCATGGTGGACGCCGAGCCGCCAGTTCAACCGTTACGAATATATCTACCGTACCGGCGCGGCGGGCACTGTCGCCGATGCGCACACGCCGGTCACCTTCCGTCAGCCCACGGGGCTGCATATTTCGATCCACGAAGCGGCGCTGGTCGATTATTCGGGAATGTCGCTCCTCGCGCTTCGGCCAGGCAATTTCGAAGCTGCCCTGCGCCCAGGATCGGACGGAATCAAAGTCCACACCAAGGCGCCGTTCAAATCGCCCTGGCGCACCATCCAAGTCGCGCCCGATGCGGTTGGCCTCATAAATTCCGATATCATCCTAAATCTCAATGAGCCGAATAAGCTCGGTGACGTGTCCTGGGTCGAACCGGGCAAATATGTCGGCATCTGGTGGGCTATGCATATCCGCGATCGCACCTGGGGCAATGACGGCATCCACGGCGCGAACAACGAGGACACGCGGCGCTACATCGATTTCGCAGCCGAACACGGTTTCAAGGGCGTACTGGTAGAAGGCTGGAACACCGGTTGGGACGGTGACTGGTTCAATAATGGCGAGCTGTTCAGTTTTACCGAGCACTATCCCGATTTCGACCTTGAGCAGCTTGCCGCATATGCGCGCTCGAAGGGTGTGCGCATCATCGGCCATCACGAAACCAGCGGGAACGTGAGCAATTACGAAGCGCAGATGGAGGACGCTTTCGACCTCTATCAGCGCAATGGCATCACCCAGGTGAAAACCGGTTATGTCGCCGATGCGGGCGATATCGTGCGCCACGATGCGAACGGCGTGAAGCAATATGAATGGCATGACAGCCAGTTCATGGTCGGCCATCACCTGCGCGTGGTCGAGGCGGCGGCGAAACGGGGCATCTCGATCAACGCGCACGAACCGGTGAAGGATACCGGGCTGCGCCGCACCTATCCCAACTGGATGACCCGCGAAGGCGCGCGGGGCATGGAATTCAACGCGTGGGGTACGCCGCCCAACCCGCCAGAGCACATATCCATCCTCGCTTTCACGCGAATGCTGTCGGGTCCGATGGATTTCACTCCCGGGATCTTCGATCTGAAGCCGAACGAGAAGCCGCCGGTGCGCGAGGATATGCAGCGCGGCGACCCGTCGAACCGGCCGCAAACCACGTTGGCAAAGCAGCTGGCGCTTTATGTCGTGCTCTATTCGCCATTGCAGATGGCTGCCGACCTGCCCGAGAATTACGAGGCGCGCATGGATGCCTTCCAGTTCATCAAGGATGTCGAGGCCGATTGGGAGGATTCGATCGCGCTTCAGGGCGAGGTGGGCGAATTCGTCGCGATCGCGCGGCAGGGGCGCAAGAGCAAGGAATGGTTCCTGGGTGCGGTCACCGATGAAACTCCGCGCGATCTGTCGATACCGCTTACATTCCTCGAAGACGGTGTGACCTACACTGCGCAGGTCTATCGCGACGGAACCGACGCGCACTGGGACACCAATCCCTATTCCTATCTGATCGAAGAGATGGAGGTGACCTCAGCGAGCGTGCTCGAAGCTGGGCTTGCATCCTCGGGCGGCATCACAGTGCGTTTCGTCCCGAAAGGTTGA
- a CDS encoding aspartyl/asparaginyl beta-hydroxylase domain-containing protein, with amino-acid sequence MDGINGFKRIFLFLVVQAVLLVACGAYLALVALSQAGEASLALSGSAALLLTALILFGLRFAWSIGASGVELFWGTSVKLHVERLMQPALTLGGLVLVAAAILLVVAGDASIARLIEAALIAGAILAPLGISALLIISAARRLIAYRKGHQLMEANLAGHHGLDRVAASIASESGSGDTSVRPDPQGFTFAGLTSKPWHDTADFPWVAAFEDAVDTIQAEFEEVMERNSSAITTYKYAGLEGNFWQSFQFATRHREIPENIALAPQTAALIKTIPHYPAFRDAMFSVLGGGGVIKPHRDVSNVFLTMHLPLIVPGNGFMEVAGIKREWKRGEAMIFDSSYHHQAQNNSGDPRVVLLVDFLHPDLTVDEAAWVTASKL; translated from the coding sequence ATGGACGGCATAAACGGCTTCAAGCGGATCTTCCTGTTCCTGGTGGTCCAGGCGGTCCTGCTCGTCGCATGCGGGGCCTATCTCGCGCTTGTTGCACTGTCGCAGGCGGGAGAAGCGAGCCTTGCTCTCTCTGGATCGGCAGCGTTACTCCTTACTGCGCTGATCCTGTTCGGGCTGCGCTTCGCCTGGTCGATAGGCGCGAGCGGCGTCGAGCTGTTCTGGGGGACGAGCGTAAAGCTGCATGTAGAACGCCTGATGCAACCTGCGCTGACTTTGGGTGGACTTGTTTTGGTTGCTGCAGCGATCCTGCTGGTTGTTGCCGGGGACGCATCGATTGCACGCCTGATCGAAGCGGCGTTGATCGCCGGCGCGATCCTTGCCCCGCTCGGAATATCCGCGCTGCTGATCATATCGGCGGCGCGGCGATTGATCGCCTATCGCAAGGGCCACCAACTGATGGAGGCCAACCTCGCCGGGCATCATGGCCTCGACCGGGTGGCTGCCTCGATCGCGAGCGAAAGCGGGTCTGGCGACACATCGGTGAGGCCCGACCCGCAAGGCTTCACCTTTGCAGGACTCACCTCGAAACCTTGGCACGACACCGCCGACTTCCCCTGGGTCGCCGCGTTCGAGGACGCCGTCGACACCATTCAGGCCGAATTCGAAGAGGTTATGGAGCGCAACAGCTCGGCAATCACGACCTACAAATATGCAGGGCTCGAGGGCAATTTCTGGCAGAGTTTCCAGTTCGCGACGCGGCACCGCGAAATCCCGGAGAATATCGCCCTCGCCCCGCAAACGGCTGCGCTGATCAAGACCATCCCGCACTACCCAGCGTTTCGCGATGCGATGTTCTCGGTGCTCGGCGGTGGGGGCGTGATAAAGCCGCACCGCGACGTCTCGAATGTCTTCCTCACCATGCACCTGCCGCTGATCGTGCCGGGCAACGGCTTCATGGAAGTCGCCGGGATCAAGCGCGAATGGAAGCGCGGCGAGGCGATGATTTTCGATTCCTCCTACCACCACCAGGCGCAGAATAATTCCGGCGATCCGCGCGTGGTGCTGCTCGTCGACTTCCTCCACCCGGACCTCACAGTTGATGAGGCCGCCTGGGTTACGGCATCGAAGTTGTGA